From a single Stigmatopora nigra isolate UIUO_SnigA chromosome 21, RoL_Snig_1.1, whole genome shotgun sequence genomic region:
- the lrp12 gene encoding low-density lipoprotein receptor-related protein 12 has product MTLTIVVMDFCIFLLLFTAGAVSLSQGNDNILVSGISNACGDSSELLRGTSGVIASPGWPYQYPARLNCSWNIRGRPGDTVTVSFQDFDLQGSRRCTSDWMSISGYKNLEGLRVCGSSLPPPYISSQDRVWIRFRSDDAVAGKGFRLSYVTGKPDVAGCDVDQFHCSNGKCIPDWWRCNSMDECGDNSDEDLCADSPFSFQPCGLDQFPCLSRYTRIYTCLPHSLRCDGSIDCQDLGDEIDCDVPTCGERLRNFYGSFSSPNYPDFYPPGSNCTWLIDTGDHRKVILRFTDFKLDGTGYGDYVKVYDGLEENPRRLLRVLTAFDSRAPAAVASTSGRLRVHFYADKINAARGFNVTYQVDGFCLPWEVPCGGDWGCYAERQRCDGYWHCPNGRDEANCSACREDEFPCSRNGACYPRSDRCNYQNRCPNGSDEKNCFFCQPGNFHCKNNRCVFESWVCDAQDDCGDGSDEESCPVAVPTRVITAAVIGSLVCGLLLVIALGCTCKLYSLRMFERRSFETQLSRVEAELLRREAPPSYGQLIAQGLIPPVEDFPVCSGSQASVLENLRLAVRSQLGFASLRLPSTGRRGNLWRSIFNFSRSRRSGSLALVSADLEDGAANGGSTTDLLSPDSDDTDTESERGRECGAAAAGPVAPLPRKTPPASSVETAVPAPSDPSPGPRPVRPAPAHAVETDDPDARGPGEPTRVRAPPPSTLRRLSQNLHRLARSLASGGANRQNRTWLNHSPLRRLATGSDGVESAERQGGGDEDEDAELLIPDLDSSSWSGTVPSSATRHQRAEGARAGPDGLCRHCGKVHTARIPDACLEVSNKTESSDDELLQLC; this is encoded by the exons ATGACCTTGACCATCGTCGTCATGGACTTCTGCATCTTCTTGCTTCTCTTTACGGCAG GCGCCGTTAGTTTGTCTCAGGGAAACGACAATATTCTGGTGTCTGGGATTTCTAACG CCTGCGGCGACTCGTCAGAGCTCCTGCGCGGAACCAGCGGGGTCATCGCCAGTCCCGGTTGGCCTTACCAGTACCCGGCCCGTCTCAACTGCAGCTGGAACATCAGGGGCCGACCCGGAGACACGGTCACCGTCAG TTTCCAGGACTTTGACCTGCAGGGCTCGCGTCGCTGCACGTCCGACTGGATGTCCATCAGCGGCTACAAGAATTTGGAGGGTCTGCGTGTGTGCGGCTCATCCCTGCCACCTCCTTACATTTCGTCGCAGGATCGGGTCTGGATCCGCTTCCGCTCAGACGACGCGGTGGCGGGGAAAGGCTTCAGGCTGTCCTACGTCACAG GCAAGCCGGATGTGGCCGGCTGCGACGTGGACCAATTCCACTGCTCCAACGGCAAGTGCATCCCCGACTGGTGGCGTTGTAACTCCATGGACGAGTGCGGCGACAATTCGGACGAGGACCTGTGCGCGGACTCGCCCTTTTCCTTCCAGCCATGCGGCCTGGACCAGTTTCCCTGCTTGTCCCGCTACACGCGAATCTACACCTGCCTGCCGCACAGTTTGCGCTGCGACGGCAGCATCGACTGCCAG GATCTGGGCGACGAGATCGACTGCGACGTTCCAACATGCGGGGAGAGGCTACGGAACTTTTACGGCTCCTTCAGCTCGCCCAACTATCCGGACTTCTACCCGCCCGGAAGCAACTGCACCTGGCTGATTGACACCGGAGACCACCGGAAG GTCATCCTGCGTTTCACCGATTTCAAATTGGACGGAACGGGCTACGGCGACTACGTGAAGGTCTACGACGGCCTGGAGGAGAACCCCCGCCGCCTGCTCAGGGTTCTGACGGCCTTCGACTCCAGAGCGCCGGCGGCCGTGGCTTCCACTTCGGGTCGGCTGCGAGTCCATTTCTACGCCGACAAGATCAACGCGGCCAGGGGATTCAACGTCACCTATCAG GTGGACGGCTTCTGCCTGCCCTGGGAGGTTCCCTGCGGGGGCGACTGGGGGTGTTACGCCGAGCGTCAACGCTGCGACGGCTACTGGCACTGCCCCAACGGCCGAGACGAGGCCAACTGCTCGGCGTGCCGGGAGGACGAGTTCCCGTGTTCTCGAAACGGGGCCTGTTATCCCCGATCGGACCGCTGCAACTACCAGAACCGCTGCCCCAACGGCTCCGACGAGAAGAACTGCTTCTTCTGCCAGCCCGGGAACTTCCACTGCAAG AACAACCGCTGCGTGTTCGAATCGTGGGTGTGCGACGCCCAGGATGACTGCGGCGATGGCAGCGACGAGGAGAGCTGTCCCGTGGCCGTCCCCACCAGGGTGATCACGGCGGCCGTCATCGGTAGCCTGGTCTGCGGCCTCCTGCTGGTCATCGCGCTGGGCTGCACCTGTAAACTCTACTCGCTGCGCATGTTCGAACGCAG GTCCTTCGAGACGCAGCTATCCAGGGTGGAGGCGGAACTGCTGAGGAGGGAGGCCCCGCCCTCCTACGGTCAGCTGATCGCGCAGGGCTTGATTCCTCCCGTGGAGGATTTCCCAGTCTGCTCCGGGAGTCAG GCATCGGTCCTGGAGAACCTGCGCTTGGCCGTGCGTTCTCAGCTGGGATTTGCCTCGCTGCGCCTCCCTTCCACTGGTCGCCGTGGCAACCTGTGGCGCAGCATCTTCAACTTCTCCCGTTCTCGCCGGTCGGGCTCCTTGGCCCTGGTCTCGGCCGATCTGGAGGATGGCGCCGCGAATGGCGGTTCCACCACCGACCTGCTGTCCCCAGACTCGGATGACACGGACACGGAGAGCGAGAGGGGGCGGGAGTGCGGCGCGGCGGCGGCTGGCCCCGTCGCCCCCCTGCCCCGGAAGACGCCCCCCGCCTCTTCGGTGGAGACGGCGGTGCCGGCTCCCTCCGACCCGTCCCCCGGTCCGAGACCGGTCCGACCCGCCCCCGCCCACGCCGTGGAAACGGACGATCCGGACGCGAGGGGTCCCGGCGAGCCCACCCGTGTCcgggccccgcccccctccaccCTGCGCCGTTTGAGCCAAAACCTGCATCGCCTGGCCAGGAGCCTGGCGTCCGGCGGCGCCAACCGGCAGAACCGGACTTGGCTCAATCACAGTCCGCTACGCCGGCTGGCCACGGGAAGCGACGGAGTCGAGTCGGCCGAGCGGCAGGGCGGCGGGGACGAAGACGAAGACGCCGAGCTGTTGATCCCGGACTTGGACTCGTCCTCCTGGTCGGGCACCGTCCCCTCGTCGGCCACGCGACACCAGCGCGCCGAGGGCGCCCGAGCCGGACCCGACGGACTTTGCAGACACTGCGGAAAAGTCCACACCGCTCGCATCCCCGACGCCTGCCTGGAGGTCAGTAATAAGACGGAGAGCAGCGACGACGAGCTGCTGCAGCTGTGTTGA
- the LOC144215195 gene encoding LOW QUALITY PROTEIN: regulating synaptic membrane exocytosis protein 2-like (The sequence of the model RefSeq protein was modified relative to this genomic sequence to represent the inferred CDS: substituted 2 bases at 2 genomic stop codons) codes for MERGHWCDRGEPASAPTQVSWQPSADGERLVGRILLNKSAKDGSVDTDAGALLGLKVVGGKMTDSGDLCAFITKVKQGSLADIVGHLRAGDQVVEWNGHVLQGATFDDVYNIISESKFEPRVELLVSRPIGSAESSHRQLDSSSGSLESSMNPNAIREQVSHLLLPRLQVKLWYDKLGRQLIVTVLGAKELPVRLDGRPRNLYVEIFLLPDRSGKSKRRTKTVKKLAEPRWNQTFMYCPVHERDLREHTVELTVWDQPGVAEEGSQFLGEVLIALEKSALLDDQPHWFKLHRNNLASLQRADSSPYPQRRGPQQGPAARRMHCEYVFXYLRTPXGRNGTTCVLSKGFHRFSDGDFSDYDGEDGIGVISDCRQNGRHLYNSHGPSSRPGSACELVLARCDRTPPERRSPTRSANTLYPLYRDDAVRLLRGSKITRANSDVGRYGTVDKRLLRRRSGATSLDSHDCYSGRLCPTSWPHHKANGSLEDFGQNFFPDFPPELEPYDEELLRVGRHDGSLHGSPIASPDCTRRGRRLPTVPPKCSGDTMWATTTKGATIGAGAPPTHLPPSPLPRQAPPTLNQQCPPLIRVEPPPPSGLPSPQHPPCPTEAACSQAPPSLPASSQAPPSLPAVSPPAPPPAPCEPAPTPTTSVGPQADPVTCHQAPPTEPSTCHEEPPPPAATPTPTPEPERRSATPGGSRKEVTWEDQRTKMADDVSAGLTKDSEKPVSLSAMSSLSNLSEASADSVLIDDLQSISQSETVEDLQNPSREADAGEQNSLPKSQSMEEVETEDEAAPESSKVPAAPAAKPAGGDICSLSRNDDDDDDKKRRSSLGARVMGMVGLGKKSQSASQLNPEEEEKKKKVVRLPVQRSVETGLAVEFKSRFTRQPSRDPDAEDPKPGALIFPGVKLATDKHFTGFLSGLGPAQVAGRQTLATPAMGDIQIGMVYRKERLDVEVVRARGLVGKQGNKNTPAPYVKVYLMDNGKCLLKRRTRLARKTLDPLYQQQLQFEENPEGKVLQIIVWGDYGKMDHKSFMGAAQVLLDDLDLSVMVIGWFKLFPATTLVDPALAPLTNKETEGNAPQS; via the exons ATGGAGCGTGGGCATTGGTGCGATCGCGGCGAACCTGCCTCGGCGCCCACG CAGGTGTCATGGCAACCGTCCGCCGACGGCGAACGCCTGGTGGGCCGAATTCTGCTCAACAAAAGCGCCAAAGACGGATCCGTTGACACGGACGCCGGCGCACTACTCGGACTCAAG GTGGTTGGTGGTAAGATGACAGATTCTGGTGACCTGTGCGCATTCATCACCAAAGTAAAACAAGGAAGTTTGGCAGATATTGTGGGTCACCTGAGAGCAG GTGATCAGGTGGTGGAGTGGAACGGTCACGTTCTCCAAGGAGCCACCTTCGACGATGTCTACAACATCATCTCCGAGTCCAAATTTGAACCGCGAGTGGAGTTACTGGTGTCACGTCCAATTGG ATCTGCGGAGTCCTCCCATCGCCAGCTGGATTCCA GTTCCGGTTCCTTGGAGTCTTCTATGAACCCCAACGCTATTCGAGAACAGGTCTCG CACCTTCTGCTTCCCAGACTTCAG GTGAAGCTGTGGTACGATAAACTCGGCCGTCAGCTGATCGTCACCGTCCTCGGAGCTAAAGAACTTCCCGTTCGCTTAGACGGTCGCCCCAGGAACCTTTACGTTGAAATTTTCTTACTTCCTGACCGAAG TGGTAAGAGTAAAAGAAGGACTAAGACGGTGAAGAAGTTAGCAGAACCTCGCTGGAACCAGACCTTCATGTACTGCCCCGTCCACGAAAGGGATTTGAGAGAGCACACGGTGGAGTTGACGGTCTGGGATCAGCCCGGAGTTGCCGAGGAAGGGAGTCAGTTTCTCGGGGAG GTTCTGATCGCCTTGGAGAAGTCAGCTCTTCTCGATGACCAACCTCATTGGTTCAAACTTCACAGGAATAATTTAGCGTCCTTACAGCGAGCTGACTCCTCCCCATACCCACAGAGGAGGGGGCCGCAGCAGGGACCTGCTGCCAGGAGGATGCACTGTGAGTATGTCTTTTAGTATTTGAGGACACCTTGAGGACGGAATGGAACCACTTGTGTTTTGTCCAAAGGTTTTCATAGGTTCAGCGACGGAGACTTTTCCGATTACGACGGTGAGGACGGCATCGGGGTGATTTCGG ACTGCCGGCAGAATGGCCGACATCTCTACAACTCGCATGGACCCTCATCTCGCCCTGGCTCGGCGTGCGAGCTCGTCCTGGCGAGGTGCGATCGGACGCCACCTGAGCGCCGGTCACCGACTCGCAG CGCCAACACCCTTTACCCGCTCTACCGTGACGATGCGGTGCGGCTACTACGCGGGTCCAAGATCACCCGCGCTAACTCGGATGTTGGGCGCTATGGCACCGTGGACAa GAGGTTATTGAGGAGAAGATCTGGAGCTACATCTCTTGATTCCCATGACTG TTACTCCGGAAGATTGTGTCCGACATCCTGGCCGCACCACAAAGCCAACGGGAGCCTTGAGGACTTTGG CCAGAACTTCTTTCCGGATTTCCCCCCGGAGTTGGAACCTTACGACGAGGAGCTTCTGAG GGTGGGCCGACACGACGGCTCGCTACACGGGAGTCCGATCGCCAGCCCCGACTGCACTCGCCGAGGACGCCGCTTGCCTACCGTCCCACCCAAATGTTCCGGGGACACAA TGTGGGCCACAACCACGAAAGGAGCAACAATTGGGGCCGGAGCTCCGCCTACTCATCTCCCCCCTTCCCCCTTGCCCAGACAAGCTCCTCCCACCCTCAACCAACAATGCCCTCCGCTCATTAGAGTAGAACCTCCACCTCCCTCGGGACTGCCGTCTCCTCAACATCCACCGTGTCCTACGGAGGCAGCCTGCAGTCAAGCCCCGCCCTCTTTGCCCGCCAGCAGTCAAGCCCCGCCCTCTTTGCCCGCCGTCTCCCCTCCAGCTCCTCCCCCAGCACCTTGTGAGCCAGCTCCGACCCCGACCACCTCCGTCGGTCCGCAAGCAGATCCCGTCACTTGCCATCAAGCTCCTCCCACAGAACCCTCTACCTGTCACGAAGAGCCGCCTCCACCTGCGGCCACGCCCACTCCGACGCCAG AGCCAGAGAGGCGCTCGGCCACGCCCGGAGGCAGCAGGAAAG AGGTCACATGGGAAGACCAGCGAACAAAAATGGCTGACG ATGTTTCTGCGGGCCTAACGAAGGACTCGGAAAAGCCGGTCAGCCTGTCGGCCATGTCGTCCCTCAGCAATTTGAGCGAGGCGTCGGCCGACTCGGTCCTCATTGACGACCTTCAAAGCATCAG TCAGTCGGAGACCGTGGAAGACTTGCAAAATCCTTCGCGGGAAGCGGACGCCGGAGAGCAAAATAGTCTTCCGAAGAGCCAATCGATGGAAGAAGTAGAGACAGAAGACGAGGCGGCGCCCGAGTCCTCAAA GGTGCCCGCCGCGCCCGCCGCCAAGCCCGCCGGCGGCGACATTTGCTCCCTGAGCCgaaacgacgacgacgacgatgacaaGAAGCGACGCTCCAGTTTAGGCGCTAGGGTGATGGGAATGGTGGGACTTGGAAAAAAGAGCCAAAGCGCCTCGCAACTTAATCCGGAAG aggaggagaagaagaagaaggtggtGAGACTTCCCGTTCAAAGGAGTGTGGAAACGGGATTGGCGGTTGAGTTCAAGTCCCGGTTCACCCGCCAGCCGAGTCGCGATCCTGACGCGGAGGACCCCAAACCTGGCGC CTTGATTTTTCCAGGAGTCAAGCTGGCTACGGACAAACACTTCACTGGCTTCCTCAGCGGCTTAGGCCCCGCCCAGGTGGCTGGGAGGCAGACCTTAGCCACGCCCGCCATGG GAGACATTCAGATCGGAATGGTCTACAGAAAGGAGCGCCTTGACGTGGAGGTGGTCCGGGCCAGGGGGCTTGTGGGTAAACAAGGCAACAAGAACACGCCAG CCCCATACGTGAAGGTCTATCTGATGGATAACGGCAAATGTCTGTTGAAGCGAAGAACTCGTCTGGCCAGAAAAACATTGGATCCGCTTTACCAACAACAGCTGCAGTTTGAAGAGAATCCCGAAGGCAAAGTTTTGCAG ATCATCGTGTGGGGCGACTATGGCAAGATGGACCATAAATCCTTCATGGGCGCCGCTCAGGTTTTACTGGACGACTTGGACCTGTCTGTCATGGTCATCGGCTGGTTTAAACTTTTCCCCGCCACCACACTGGTGGACCCTGCTTTGGCTCCGCTGACCAATAAGGAGACAGAAGGCAATGCACCCCAGAGCTGA
- the ntaq1 gene encoding protein N-terminal glutamine amidohydrolase, producing the protein MTEDRITPAQDECQYSSCYCEENVWNLCDFVRREGSPPLPQVFAVFISNDNRTVPLWEQKSACGDRPVIWDYHVIFLHARPGCDAVVYDLDSTLPFPCTLKAYGAHGLRADDALRSEYRRKFRAVPADLFLAKFASDRSHMKNGDGSWKTPPPPYPPIAVADCSMNLEDFICMDPNRGWGQVFTLENFLRRYLTPAPSLP; encoded by the exons TGAAGAAAACGTTTGGAACCTCTGCGATTTTGTCCGCCGAGAGGGAAGCCCTCCTCTCCCACAAGTCTTTGCGGTTTTCATCTCCAATGACAACCGGACG GTTCCTCTGTGGGAACAGAAGTCCGCCTGCGGAGACAGACCCGTCATTTGG GATTACCACGTGATCTTCCTTCACGCACGGCCAGGTTGCGATGCCGTCGTTTACGACCTAGACTCGACCTTGCCCTTCCCATGCACCCTCAAAGCTTACGGCGCACACGGCCTGCGTGCTGACGACGCCCTCAGAAGCGAGTACCGCAG AAAGTTCCGAGCGGTTCCCGCCGACCTCTTCCTGGCGAAGTTCGCTTCGGATCGTTCGCACATGAAGAACGGCGACGGGTCGTGGAAGACGCCTCCCCCGCCGTACCCCCCCATCGCCGTGGCAG ATTGTAGCATGAACCTGGAAGACTTCATCTGCATGGATCCCAACAGGGGCTGGGGCCAGGTTTTCACTCTAGAGAATTTCCTGCGGCGGTATCTCACGCCGGCGCCCTCGCTTCCGTAA